From the genome of Winogradskyella forsetii, one region includes:
- a CDS encoding lipopolysaccharide kinase InaA family protein, producing MKQLYLHSDYKFLEKEILEFVENFDSRGEYVVKGERNSIKKETLQNETLNVKQFKIPNFINAFIYKYIRKSKARRSFEYASILIEKGILTPFPIAYYEETTPFGLKNSYYLSKQVDYDLDFRVLIHDLNYPNRDEILRQFTAFTFKLHENNINFLDHSPGNTLIVDNEDGTYDFYLIDLNRMRFESMDFNKRMHNIRRLWPSKAMIKIMAKTYSKLYNKSYESTHALMLKHARDFQRKIDSKKLRRSGRKLKFKS from the coding sequence ATGAAACAATTATACCTTCATTCAGACTATAAGTTTTTAGAAAAAGAAATTTTAGAGTTCGTCGAAAATTTTGATTCACGTGGCGAATATGTCGTAAAAGGAGAGCGAAATTCTATAAAAAAAGAAACCCTTCAGAATGAAACACTAAATGTAAAACAATTCAAAATCCCCAATTTTATTAATGCATTTATATACAAATATATTCGTAAATCGAAAGCCAGACGCTCGTTTGAATATGCTTCAATTTTAATTGAAAAAGGTATATTGACCCCATTTCCGATAGCCTATTATGAAGAAACTACTCCCTTTGGTTTAAAAAACAGTTATTATTTAAGTAAACAGGTGGATTATGATTTAGATTTCAGAGTATTGATTCACGATTTAAATTACCCGAATAGAGATGAAATTTTAAGACAGTTTACGGCCTTCACCTTTAAGCTTCATGAAAACAATATCAATTTTCTAGACCATTCCCCAGGAAATACCTTAATCGTAGATAACGAAGATGGAACCTACGACTTTTATCTTATTGACTTAAATCGGATGCGTTTTGAATCTATGGATTTTAACAAGCGTATGCATAATATAAGACGTTTGTGGCCATCAAAAGCGATGATAAAAATCATGGCCAAGACCTATTCCAAACTCTACAACAAATCCTACGAAAGCACACATGCCTTAATGTTAAAACACGCTAGGGATTTCCAAAGAAAAATTGATAGTAAAAAATTACGTCGTTCTGGACGAAAGTTAAAATTTAAGTCTTAA
- a CDS encoding type II toxin-antitoxin system RelE/ParE family toxin yields the protein MIVSFGSKQTEQIWNGIRVKKMPIETQNVGRRKLRMLNNSQDIKDLRIPPSNRLEKLSGNLNGFYSIRINKQWRIIFQWDKVSASNVDIIDYH from the coding sequence ATGATTGTTTCTTTTGGCTCAAAACAGACCGAACAGATTTGGAATGGTATTCGAGTTAAAAAAATGCCGATTGAAACACAGAATGTTGGACGTCGAAAATTAAGAATGTTGAATAATTCGCAGGATATTAAGGATTTACGGATTCCACCATCTAACCGACTCGAAAAACTGAGTGGAAATTTGAATGGTTTTTACAGCATCCGAATTAATAAACAATGGCGAATTATTTTTCAATGGGACAAAGTTAGCGCAAGCAATGTGGACATTATTGATTATCACTAA
- the def gene encoding peptide deformylase, translating into MILPIVAYGDAVLRKKAKTIDKDYPKLNELIENMYETMYGAYGVGLAAPQIGLAIRMFMVDTSPFAEDEDLSEKEREQMKNFKKTFINAEILEEEGDEWAFNEGCLSIPEVREDVFRQPKIKIQYQDENFDTHVEEYDGLIARVIQHEYDHIEGILFTDKLSSFKKRLIKGRLNNISKGKIKIDYRMRFPAMSRKR; encoded by the coding sequence ATGATTTTACCAATCGTTGCCTATGGTGATGCTGTTTTAAGGAAAAAAGCAAAAACCATTGATAAAGATTATCCGAAGCTAAATGAGTTAATAGAAAACATGTACGAAACCATGTATGGTGCGTATGGCGTTGGTTTGGCTGCACCTCAAATTGGTTTGGCGATTCGTATGTTTATGGTGGACACAAGTCCTTTTGCAGAAGATGAAGACCTCTCTGAGAAAGAAAGAGAACAGATGAAAAATTTCAAAAAGACATTTATTAATGCTGAAATTTTGGAAGAAGAAGGCGATGAATGGGCTTTTAATGAAGGTTGTTTAAGCATTCCAGAAGTAAGGGAAGATGTGTTTAGGCAGCCAAAAATAAAAATTCAATATCAAGATGAAAATTTTGATACACATGTTGAAGAATATGATGGGTTAATTGCGAGAGTGATTCAGCATGAATACGACCACATTGAGGGTATTTTATTTACGGATAAATTATCATCTTTCAAAAAACGTTTAATAAAAGGACGTTTGAACAACATTTCTAAAGGTAAAATTAAAATAGATTACAGAATGCGTTTTCCTGCCATGAGCAGAAAGCGCTAA
- the mazG gene encoding nucleoside triphosphate pyrophosphohydrolase: MSDKTSQLKAFERLLHIMDELREQCPWDKKQTMESLRHLTIEEVYELGDAILDNDLDEVKKELGDVLLHIVFYSKIGSETNNFDIADVCNCICDKLIDRHPHIYGDVKVESEEDVKRNWEQLKLKEGKKSVLEGVPKSLPAMVKASRIQDKVAGVGFDWDEPEQVFEKVEEELAELKAEIAKGDQDAIESEFGDVMFSMINYARFLKVNPENALERTNKKFIKRFQYLEAKAKDLDKSLKDMTLTEMDVFWEEAKLL, encoded by the coding sequence ATGTCTGATAAAACCTCCCAATTAAAAGCCTTTGAGCGTTTGTTGCATATCATGGACGAGTTGCGCGAGCAATGTCCTTGGGACAAGAAACAAACCATGGAATCTTTGCGTCATCTTACTATTGAGGAAGTTTACGAACTTGGTGATGCCATTCTCGACAATGATTTGGACGAGGTAAAAAAGGAATTGGGAGATGTGCTTTTGCACATTGTTTTCTATTCAAAAATTGGAAGCGAAACTAACAATTTTGATATTGCAGATGTCTGCAATTGTATTTGCGATAAATTGATAGATCGCCATCCACATATTTATGGCGATGTGAAAGTTGAAAGCGAAGAAGACGTTAAGCGCAATTGGGAACAACTGAAGTTAAAAGAAGGTAAGAAAAGTGTACTCGAAGGTGTGCCAAAAAGCTTACCTGCTATGGTGAAAGCCAGCAGAATACAAGACAAAGTCGCTGGTGTTGGTTTTGATTGGGACGAACCTGAACAAGTATTTGAAAAAGTAGAAGAGGAGTTAGCTGAATTAAAAGCTGAAATCGCTAAAGGCGACCAAGATGCGATTGAAAGCGAATTTGGGGATGTGATGTTTTCAATGATAAATTATGCACGCTTTTTAAAAGTAAATCCTGAAAACGCCTTAGAGCGTACCAATAAAAAATTCATTAAACGCTTCCAGTATCTTGAAGCTAAGGCCAAAGATTTAGACAAATCTCTAAAAGACATGACACTCACGGAAATGGATGTGTTTTGGGAAGAGGCTAAACTGCTCTAA
- a CDS encoding DUF5606 family protein, whose amino-acid sequence MSLDKILSISGKPGLYKIVTQTRTGAVVESLIDKKRITVGAHSNISILSEIAIYTLTEEVPLREVLKKVKEKENGQPTSISHKDGKDTLEEFFFEVLPEYDEDRVYPSDIKKVVQWYNLLQKNDLLGALEEPKEDKDTSSEEE is encoded by the coding sequence ATGAGCTTAGACAAAATATTATCCATCTCTGGGAAACCAGGATTATACAAAATTGTTACACAGACCAGAACAGGTGCTGTTGTAGAATCGTTAATTGATAAAAAACGTATCACAGTTGGTGCACACAGTAATATCAGTATTCTCAGTGAAATCGCTATTTATACGTTGACTGAAGAAGTACCTTTGAGAGAAGTTCTAAAAAAGGTTAAAGAAAAGGAAAACGGACAACCGACATCCATTAGCCATAAAGATGGAAAAGATACTTTAGAAGAATTTTTCTTTGAAGTATTACCAGAGTATGACGAAGATCGCGTGTATCCTTCAGATATTAAAAAAGTGGTGCAATGGTACAACTTACTTCAAAAAAATGATTTGTTAGGTGCACTTGAAGAACCAAAAGAAGATAAAGACACGTCTTCTGAGGAAGAATAA
- a CDS encoding 2,3,4,5-tetrahydropyridine-2,6-dicarboxylate N-succinyltransferase yields the protein MKQLQSVIENAWEDRSLLANKVTIDAIRGVVDLVDAGTLRVAEPTANGWQVNEWVKKAVVLYFPIQKMETFEVGIFEYHDKIPLKRGYAAKGIRVVPHAVARHGAYISSGTILMPSYVNIGAYVDEGTMVDTWATVGSCAQIGKNVHLSGGVGIGGVLEPLQAAPVIIEDGAFIGSRCIVVEGVRVEKEAVLGANVVLTMSTKIIDVTGDEPVETKGVVPARSVVIPGSYTKKFAAGEYQVPCALIIGKRKESTNKKTSLNDALREYDVAV from the coding sequence ATGAAACAATTACAATCCGTTATAGAAAATGCTTGGGAAGACCGTTCTCTTTTAGCTAATAAAGTCACCATTGATGCTATCAGAGGTGTCGTTGACCTAGTCGATGCAGGGACATTGCGCGTTGCAGAACCTACCGCTAATGGATGGCAGGTAAATGAATGGGTGAAAAAAGCGGTTGTTTTGTATTTCCCAATTCAAAAAATGGAAACTTTTGAAGTTGGTATTTTTGAATATCATGATAAAATTCCCCTGAAACGTGGTTATGCTGCTAAAGGGATTCGTGTTGTGCCGCATGCTGTGGCAAGACATGGTGCTTATATTTCTTCCGGTACTATTTTAATGCCGAGTTATGTAAACATTGGTGCGTATGTAGATGAAGGGACTATGGTAGATACTTGGGCAACCGTTGGTAGTTGTGCGCAAATTGGTAAAAATGTGCATTTGTCTGGAGGTGTTGGTATTGGCGGTGTTTTAGAACCACTTCAAGCAGCTCCTGTCATTATTGAAGATGGTGCTTTTATTGGAAGCCGTTGTATTGTGGTTGAAGGGGTACGTGTTGAAAAAGAAGCTGTTTTAGGAGCTAATGTGGTGTTGACCATGAGTACAAAAATCATTGATGTTACTGGAGATGAACCTGTAGAAACCAAAGGTGTTGTTCCTGCACGTTCCGTTGTGATTCCTGGCAGCTATACCAAAAAGTTTGCTGCAGGCGAATACCAAGTGCCTTGTGCTTTGATTATTGGTAAACGCAAGGAAAGTACGAATAAGAAAACGTCCTTGAATGATGCTTTACGTGAGTATGATGTGGCAGTCTGA
- the ruvX gene encoding Holliday junction resolvase RuvX: protein MGRILAIDYGTKRTGLAVTDEMQIIASGLTTVDTKDLLDFLKDYVSKENVEIMVVGLPKHMNNTASESEVYIQKFLIKLAKAIPEIPVDRFDERFTSKMAFQTMIDSGLKKKQRRNKALIDEISATLILQSYLSSVQ, encoded by the coding sequence ATGGGACGAATTTTAGCCATAGATTATGGTACGAAGCGCACAGGTTTAGCGGTCACGGACGAAATGCAAATTATTGCGTCAGGCCTCACAACCGTTGACACTAAAGATCTTCTGGATTTTTTAAAAGATTATGTATCTAAGGAAAACGTCGAAATAATGGTCGTGGGCTTACCTAAACACATGAATAATACAGCCTCTGAAAGTGAAGTTTATATTCAGAAATTTTTGATAAAATTAGCAAAGGCTATTCCTGAAATTCCAGTAGATCGTTTTGATGAGCGTTTTACCTCGAAGATGGCGTTTCAAACCATGATAGATAGTGGCTTAAAGAAAAAGCAGAGACGAAATAAAGCCTTGATTGATGAGATTAGTGCGACTTTGATTCTACAAAGTTATCTTTCAAGCGTACAGTAG
- a CDS encoding HigA family addiction module antitoxin translates to MEKLNNIHPGEILHYEFLEPLKITAYRLSKDLKIPQTRISEIVKGNRRITADTALRLSKYFGNSAKFWLGLQDDFDIEEEKKSKETELNEIKHHENKNVA, encoded by the coding sequence ATGGAAAAACTGAATAATATACATCCTGGCGAAATCTTGCACTATGAATTCCTTGAACCTTTGAAAATTACCGCATACCGACTTTCAAAAGACTTAAAAATTCCACAGACCCGAATTTCGGAAATAGTGAAAGGAAATCGTAGAATTACAGCAGATACAGCTTTACGATTGAGTAAATACTTTGGAAATTCAGCAAAATTTTGGCTCGGACTTCAAGACGATTTTGATATCGAAGAAGAAAAAAAATCGAAAGAAACCGAACTGAACGAAATTAAACATCACGAAAATAAAAACGTTGCCTAA